The following are encoded in a window of Thunnus albacares chromosome 17, fThuAlb1.1, whole genome shotgun sequence genomic DNA:
- the glyr1 gene encoding putative oxidoreductase GLYR1 isoform X1, with protein sequence MATVHLRIGDLVWGKLGRYPPWPGKIVSPPKDLKKPRGKKCHFVKFFGTEDHAWIKVEQLKPYHAHKEEMIKINKGKRFQQAVDAVEDFLKKAKGKEQNSDGKGDSKGKKTPNKPLKILEEDDEDLSALKDPSEKDLTDSDPEPSTIERLGAGPGSGFKWESSPVKDDPHFHHFLLSQSEKPASSMEPISKRLKIIEEDTGSTSIQAADSTAINGSITPTDKRIGFLGLGLMGSGIVSNLLKMGHVVTVWNRTAEKCDLFIQEGARLGRTPAEVASMCDITFSCVSDPKAARDLVMGPSGVLQGIRPGKCYVEMSTVDPETITELSQVITSRGGRFLEAPVAGSQQLSNDGMLVILAAGDRTVYEDCSSCFQAMGKTSFFLGEAGNAARMMLILNMVQGSFMATIAEGLTLAQATGQSQQTFLDILCQGQMASTFVDQKCQNILQGNFKPDYYLKHIQKDLRLAISMGDMANHPTPMAAAANEVYKRAKALDQSDNDISAVYRAYIH encoded by the exons ATGGCGACGGTGCATTTGAGGATTGGGGATCTAGTGTG GGGGAAGCTCGGGCGTTACCCACCATGGCCAGGAAAG atagTAAGCCCTCCCAAGGACCTGAAAAAGCCAAGGGGCAAAAAATGCCATTTTGTGAAATTCTTTGGAACTGAAGACCA TGCCTGGATCAAAGTAGAACAGCTGAAGCCCTACCACGCCCACAAAGAGGAGATGATCAAGATAAATAAAGGCAAACGCTTCCAGCAGGCGGTGGATGCAGTGGAGGACTTCCTAAAGAAAGCAAAGGGGAAAGAACAG aaCTCAGATGGCAAAGGAGACTCAAAAGGAAAGAAGACGCCTAACAAGCCACTGAAAATACtagaggaggatgatgaggatcTCAGTGCCCTGAAGGACCCCTCTGAGAAG GACTTAACTGACTCTGACCCCGAGCCGTCCACTATTGAGAGGCTGGGGGCTGGACCTGGCTCAGGATTCAAATGGGAAAGCAGT CCTGTGAAGGACGACCCACATTTCCATCACTTCCTGCTCAGCCAGTCTGAGAAG CCGGCCTCATCTATGGAACCCATTAGCAAGCGTCTGAAGATCATCGAGGAG GACACGGGGTCAACATCTATCCAAGCAGCAGACAGCACAGCCATCAATGGCAGCATCACACCCACAGATAAAAG GATAGGCTTCCTGGGTCTGGGGCTGATGGGTAGCGGTATAGTTTCCAACCTGTTGAAAATGGGTCATGTTGTCACAGTGTGGAACCGCACAGCAGAAAAG TGTGACCTGTTCATCCAGGAGGGTGCCAGGTTAGGCCGGACTCCTGCAGAGGTGGCTTCAATGTGTGATATCACTTTCTCCTGTGTGTCTGACCCAAAGGCCGCCAGGGAT ttGGTGATGGGTCCCAGCGGAGTCCTGCAGGGAATCAGGCCGGGCAAATGCTATGTAGAGATGTCCACTGTAGACCCAGAGACCATCACAGAACTCTCACAG GTGATAACGTCGCGGGGTGGCCGTTTCCTGGAGGCTCCAGTGGCAGGAAGCCAGCAGCTCTCCAACGACGGGATGCTGGTCATCCTAGCAGCTGGTGACCGAACAGTTTATGAGGACTGCAGCAGCTGCTTCCAGGCCATGGGCAAGACCTCCTTCTTCCTGG gtgaaGCAGGGAATGCAGCAAGGATGATGCTGATCCTCAACATGGTGCAGGGCAGCTTCATGGCCACCATTGCAGAGGGACTAACCCTGGCCCAGGCCACCGGCCAATCACAGCAGACGTTCCTGGACATCCTGTGCCAGGGCCAGATGGCTAGCACATTTGTGGACCAGAAATGCCAAA ATATTTTACAGGGCAACTTTAAGCCAGACTACTATTTGAAACACATTCAGAAGGACTTGAGGCTAGCTATCTCCATGGGCGACATGGCCAATCATCCAACCCCAATGGCTGCAGCTGCCAATGAG GTTTACAAGAGGGCTAAGGCACTGGACCAGTCGGACAACGATATTTCTGCAGTCTACAGGGCCTACATTCACTAG
- the glyr1 gene encoding putative oxidoreductase GLYR1 isoform X2, with translation MATVHLRIGDLVWGKLGRYPPWPGKIVSPPKDLKKPRGKKCHFVKFFGTEDHAWIKVEQLKPYHAHKEEMIKINKGKRFQQAVDAVEDFLKKAKGKEQNSDGKGDSKGKKTPNKPLKILEEDDEDLSALKDPSEKPVKDDPHFHHFLLSQSEKPASSMEPISKRLKIIEEDTGSTSIQAADSTAINGSITPTDKRIGFLGLGLMGSGIVSNLLKMGHVVTVWNRTAEKCDLFIQEGARLGRTPAEVASMCDITFSCVSDPKAARDLVMGPSGVLQGIRPGKCYVEMSTVDPETITELSQVITSRGGRFLEAPVAGSQQLSNDGMLVILAAGDRTVYEDCSSCFQAMGKTSFFLGEAGNAARMMLILNMVQGSFMATIAEGLTLAQATGQSQQTFLDILCQGQMASTFVDQKCQNILQGNFKPDYYLKHIQKDLRLAISMGDMANHPTPMAAAANEVYKRAKALDQSDNDISAVYRAYIH, from the exons ATGGCGACGGTGCATTTGAGGATTGGGGATCTAGTGTG GGGGAAGCTCGGGCGTTACCCACCATGGCCAGGAAAG atagTAAGCCCTCCCAAGGACCTGAAAAAGCCAAGGGGCAAAAAATGCCATTTTGTGAAATTCTTTGGAACTGAAGACCA TGCCTGGATCAAAGTAGAACAGCTGAAGCCCTACCACGCCCACAAAGAGGAGATGATCAAGATAAATAAAGGCAAACGCTTCCAGCAGGCGGTGGATGCAGTGGAGGACTTCCTAAAGAAAGCAAAGGGGAAAGAACAG aaCTCAGATGGCAAAGGAGACTCAAAAGGAAAGAAGACGCCTAACAAGCCACTGAAAATACtagaggaggatgatgaggatcTCAGTGCCCTGAAGGACCCCTCTGAGAAG CCTGTGAAGGACGACCCACATTTCCATCACTTCCTGCTCAGCCAGTCTGAGAAG CCGGCCTCATCTATGGAACCCATTAGCAAGCGTCTGAAGATCATCGAGGAG GACACGGGGTCAACATCTATCCAAGCAGCAGACAGCACAGCCATCAATGGCAGCATCACACCCACAGATAAAAG GATAGGCTTCCTGGGTCTGGGGCTGATGGGTAGCGGTATAGTTTCCAACCTGTTGAAAATGGGTCATGTTGTCACAGTGTGGAACCGCACAGCAGAAAAG TGTGACCTGTTCATCCAGGAGGGTGCCAGGTTAGGCCGGACTCCTGCAGAGGTGGCTTCAATGTGTGATATCACTTTCTCCTGTGTGTCTGACCCAAAGGCCGCCAGGGAT ttGGTGATGGGTCCCAGCGGAGTCCTGCAGGGAATCAGGCCGGGCAAATGCTATGTAGAGATGTCCACTGTAGACCCAGAGACCATCACAGAACTCTCACAG GTGATAACGTCGCGGGGTGGCCGTTTCCTGGAGGCTCCAGTGGCAGGAAGCCAGCAGCTCTCCAACGACGGGATGCTGGTCATCCTAGCAGCTGGTGACCGAACAGTTTATGAGGACTGCAGCAGCTGCTTCCAGGCCATGGGCAAGACCTCCTTCTTCCTGG gtgaaGCAGGGAATGCAGCAAGGATGATGCTGATCCTCAACATGGTGCAGGGCAGCTTCATGGCCACCATTGCAGAGGGACTAACCCTGGCCCAGGCCACCGGCCAATCACAGCAGACGTTCCTGGACATCCTGTGCCAGGGCCAGATGGCTAGCACATTTGTGGACCAGAAATGCCAAA ATATTTTACAGGGCAACTTTAAGCCAGACTACTATTTGAAACACATTCAGAAGGACTTGAGGCTAGCTATCTCCATGGGCGACATGGCCAATCATCCAACCCCAATGGCTGCAGCTGCCAATGAG GTTTACAAGAGGGCTAAGGCACTGGACCAGTCGGACAACGATATTTCTGCAGTCTACAGGGCCTACATTCACTAG